A window of candidate division KSB1 bacterium contains these coding sequences:
- a CDS encoding isocitrate/isopropylmalate family dehydrogenase has product MHKVTLIPGDGIGPAIIEAAVMVLEAAGVKIEWDRQLAGMAAVEQCGTPIPESTLASLRQTRVALKGPLTTPVGGGYRSVNVALRQEFKLYANVRPAVSFAGTRAIHPDVDLVIIRENTEGLYSGIEHFITADGVHIAAESTALITRSGSEKILRYAFEYARHHKRRRVTLVHKANILKCTTGMFLEIGRALAHMYPDLEFNDKIIDACAMQMVMTPAAFDVIVTTNLFGDILSDLAAGLVGGLGLTAGANIGRDAAIFEAVHGSAPDLAGKNLANPTAVIMAGVMMLDHLGEYQAARRIEQAVRRVIREGKAVTPDLNRQTPVSTAEMAAAIVAAL; this is encoded by the coding sequence GTGCACAAGGTGACTTTGATTCCAGGTGACGGTATTGGGCCGGCCATCATTGAGGCGGCGGTCATGGTGCTGGAAGCCGCGGGTGTGAAAATCGAATGGGATCGCCAGCTCGCCGGCATGGCGGCGGTCGAGCAATGCGGCACTCCGATCCCGGAGTCCACCCTGGCTTCCCTGCGGCAAACACGCGTGGCCTTGAAAGGGCCCCTGACCACGCCGGTGGGTGGGGGCTATCGCAGCGTCAATGTGGCGCTGCGCCAGGAATTCAAGCTGTATGCCAATGTGCGGCCGGCGGTGTCATTCGCAGGCACCCGGGCAATCCATCCCGACGTCGACCTGGTGATCATTCGCGAAAACACGGAGGGTTTGTATTCCGGCATCGAGCATTTCATCACCGCGGACGGCGTCCACATCGCGGCGGAGAGCACGGCGCTGATCACGCGCAGCGGCTCGGAGAAGATTTTGCGGTATGCCTTCGAATATGCGCGCCACCACAAGCGCCGGCGCGTGACGCTGGTGCACAAAGCCAACATCCTGAAATGCACCACCGGCATGTTTCTGGAGATCGGCCGCGCCCTGGCGCACATGTATCCCGACCTCGAGTTCAATGACAAGATCATCGACGCCTGTGCCATGCAAATGGTGATGACTCCCGCCGCCTTCGATGTCATCGTCACCACCAATCTTTTCGGCGATATTCTTTCGGATCTGGCCGCCGGCCTGGTGGGCGGGCTGGGTCTGACCGCCGGTGCGAACATCGGGCGGGATGCAGCGATTTTCGAGGCGGTGCATGGCAGCGCACCCGATCTCGCCGGCAAAAACCTCGCCAATCCCACCGCGGTGATCATGGCCGGTGTCATGATGCTGGATCATCTCGGTGAATATCAGGCGGCACGGCGCATCGAGCAGGCGGTGCGCCGCGTGATCCGGGAGGGCAAAGCCGTCACCCCCGATCTCAACCGCCAGACGCCGGTGAGCACGGCGGAAATGGCGGCGGCGATTGTGGCCGCGCTGTGA
- a CDS encoding ABC transporter ATP-binding protein/permease: MKNMPRAVQLLKRPLRWLWEGLLAFRRKLQPPQHRDEPPVPLRERFKALGNLPQLFLLIWQTSPPLTLASMVLRVVRAAVPLATLYIGKLIIDEVVHLTQLPPPRALDYLWKLVAIEFGIIFVSDILNRALALVDSMLGDLFSNQTSVRLMRHAAALDLDYFEDASFYDKLERARRQTAGRMALMSQVLEQAQDVITMMFLSVGLVAFNPWLILLLMVTLIPALLGESHFNARSYSLMYSWTPERRQLDYLRYTGASDETAKEVKIFGLADFLTERYRELADRYYRANRALAVRRAGWGTLLAMVASVGYYGAYIFIIMRTVGGQLSLGDMTFLAGSFARLRGLLQSLIQRFSTVAEGALYLRDLFDFFALQPRIVSRPKARPFPRPIREGFTFENVGFKYPNSARWANRHLSFTLRAGEKLALVGENGAGKTTLAKLLARLYDPTEGRILLDGHDLRDYDLEDLRREIGVIFQDFVHYHFTAAENIAVGRIEARDDRARIAQAAARSLANTVIAKLPQGYEQIVGRRFDGGVELSGGEWQKMALARAYMREAQLLILDEPTAALDARAEHEVFQRFADLTRGKSAVLISHRFSTVRMADRILVLDNGELLELGTHEELLRQNGRYAELFRLQAAGYQ; encoded by the coding sequence ATGAAGAATATGCCGCGCGCGGTTCAACTGCTCAAACGCCCGCTGCGTTGGTTGTGGGAGGGCCTGCTGGCCTTTCGTCGCAAACTGCAGCCGCCACAACATCGCGATGAACCTCCCGTCCCCCTGCGGGAACGCTTCAAAGCGCTGGGCAATCTGCCCCAGCTTTTTTTGTTGATTTGGCAGACCAGCCCGCCGCTCACGCTCGCCAGCATGGTGCTGCGCGTGGTGCGCGCCGCCGTGCCACTGGCCACCCTCTATATCGGCAAGCTCATCATCGATGAAGTGGTGCATCTGACACAACTTCCCCCGCCGCGCGCGCTCGATTATTTGTGGAAGCTGGTCGCCATCGAATTCGGCATCATCTTCGTGTCGGACATTCTGAATCGGGCGCTGGCGCTGGTGGACAGCATGCTCGGCGATCTTTTCTCCAACCAAACCTCCGTGCGGTTGATGCGGCATGCCGCGGCGCTCGATCTGGATTATTTCGAAGACGCCTCCTTCTATGACAAGTTGGAGCGGGCACGCCGCCAGACCGCCGGCCGCATGGCGTTGATGTCACAGGTGCTCGAGCAGGCCCAGGACGTCATCACCATGATGTTTCTTTCAGTCGGCCTGGTGGCGTTCAATCCCTGGTTGATTCTGCTGTTGATGGTGACGCTGATTCCGGCGCTGCTGGGCGAATCGCATTTCAATGCGCGCAGTTATTCATTGATGTACAGTTGGACCCCCGAGCGCCGCCAGCTCGACTATCTGCGCTACACCGGTGCCAGCGATGAAACCGCCAAGGAGGTCAAAATTTTCGGTCTGGCGGATTTTCTCACCGAACGTTATCGCGAGCTGGCCGATCGCTATTACCGCGCCAACCGCGCGCTCGCGGTGCGCCGCGCGGGCTGGGGCACGCTGCTCGCCATGGTGGCGAGTGTGGGCTATTATGGTGCCTACATCTTCATCATCATGCGCACCGTGGGCGGCCAGCTCTCCCTGGGCGACATGACTTTTCTGGCGGGTTCGTTTGCGCGTCTGCGCGGCCTGCTGCAAAGTCTGATTCAACGTTTCTCCACTGTTGCCGAGGGCGCACTCTATCTGCGCGATTTGTTCGACTTTTTCGCGCTGCAACCGCGCATCGTTTCCCGGCCGAAGGCACGGCCCTTTCCACGCCCGATCCGGGAGGGCTTCACGTTCGAGAATGTCGGATTCAAATATCCCAACAGTGCGCGCTGGGCCAACCGTCATTTGTCCTTCACCTTGCGGGCGGGGGAGAAGCTGGCGCTGGTGGGGGAGAATGGCGCGGGCAAAACCACGCTCGCCAAGCTGCTGGCGCGTCTGTATGACCCCACGGAAGGCCGCATCCTGCTGGATGGCCATGATCTGCGCGACTATGATTTGGAAGACTTGCGGCGGGAAATCGGGGTGATCTTTCAGGATTTCGTGCATTACCATTTCACGGCGGCGGAAAATATTGCCGTCGGCCGCATCGAAGCTCGTGACGATCGCGCGCGCATCGCGCAGGCGGCGGCGCGCAGTCTGGCCAATACCGTCATCGCCAAGCTGCCGCAGGGTTACGAACAGATCGTCGGCCGGCGCTTCGATGGCGGGGTGGAACTCTCCGGCGGCGAATGGCAGAAAATGGCGCTGGCGCGCGCCTACATGCGCGAGGCGCAATTGCTCATTCTCGACGAGCCCACCGCCGCGCTCGACGCCCGCGCCGAGCATGAAGTCTTTCAGCGCTTCGCGGATTTGACCCGCGGCAAATCAGCGGTGCTGATCTCACACCGCTTCTCCACCGTGCGCATGGCGGACCGCATCCTCGTGCTCGACAACGGCGAACTGCTGGAGTTGGGCACGCACGAGGAACTGCTGCGCCAGAACGGCCGCTATGCCGAGTTGTTCCGGCTGCAAGCCGCCGGGTATCAATGA
- a CDS encoding S-adenosyl-l-methionine hydroxide adenosyltransferase family protein: protein MMQPWYAFFLSAVVHAVCWAQPALVFQSDFGLRDGAVASMKGVAFRVHPKLAMFDLTHEIPAFNIWEAALRLQETAPHWPAGTVFVSVVDPGVGTDRKAVVLKTRTGHYFVTPDNGTLTFVAESMGIAALREIDENRHRLPGSRDSHTFHGRDVYAFTAARLAAGLISFEQVGPALPPHVVVIPHQKAVFEQGALLGTIPILDVQYGNLWTNIDQATFARLGVQPGERCRVAITHQDRPVFAGEMPYVRTFGEVPVGQPLLYLNSQLQVALAINQDSFAARHKIGSGPDWRIRIQKAQPAE, encoded by the coding sequence ATGATGCAACCGTGGTATGCGTTTTTTTTGAGTGCGGTGGTGCACGCCGTCTGCTGGGCGCAGCCCGCGCTGGTTTTCCAAAGTGATTTCGGTCTGCGTGATGGCGCCGTCGCCAGCATGAAGGGCGTGGCGTTCCGTGTGCACCCGAAGCTCGCCATGTTCGACCTGACCCACGAGATTCCCGCCTTCAACATTTGGGAAGCGGCGCTGCGTCTGCAGGAAACCGCGCCCCACTGGCCGGCCGGAACCGTGTTCGTCTCGGTGGTGGATCCCGGCGTGGGCACCGACCGCAAAGCGGTGGTGCTCAAGACCAGGACCGGGCACTACTTCGTCACGCCGGACAACGGCACGCTCACTTTTGTCGCGGAGAGCATGGGTATTGCCGCACTGCGCGAGATCGATGAGAATCGCCATCGCCTGCCCGGCTCACGCGACTCCCACACCTTTCACGGCCGGGATGTGTACGCCTTCACCGCGGCGCGGCTGGCGGCCGGCCTCATCTCTTTTGAACAAGTCGGACCCGCGCTCCCGCCGCACGTCGTCGTCATTCCCCACCAGAAAGCAGTCTTCGAGCAAGGCGCGTTGCTGGGCACCATTCCCATCCTGGACGTGCAGTACGGCAACCTCTGGACCAACATTGATCAGGCGACCTTTGCCAGGCTGGGGGTGCAGCCCGGCGAGCGTTGCCGTGTCGCCATCACCCACCAGGACCGGCCGGTTTTCGCGGGGGAGATGCCCTATGTTCGAACCTTCGGCGAGGTGCCGGTCGGCCAGCCGCTGCTTTATCTCAACAGCCAGCTGCAAGTGGCCCTGGCGATCAATCAGGACAGTTTTGCCGCGCGGCACAAAATCGGCTCCGGTCCGGACTGGCGCATACGCATTCAGAAAGCGCAGCCTGCCGAATGA
- a CDS encoding DUF2090 domain-containing protein, protein MALSHLGYPDTLFVMPFDHRGSFQAKMFGIKGRQPTADETRMIASYKTVVYEGFLKALAMGVPKDKAAILVDEQFGADCARDALGKGIKVAMPAEKSGQDEFDFEYGEQFAAHIEQFNPTFVKVLVRYNVEEDAAMNRRQAERLARLSDYCHSHNKKFMFELLVPATAAQLEKLGGDKKKFDTAMRPGLMEKAIAELQAAGIEPDVWKLEGLEHADDYKAIVAQARSQGRKQVGMIVLGRGENAEKVNHWLREGAKVEGVIGFAVGRTVFWDALEGLKNNKHGREDAVNMVANNYKGLVDLFTRAQA, encoded by the coding sequence ATGGCATTGTCACATTTGGGCTATCCCGACACGTTGTTTGTCATGCCGTTCGATCACCGCGGCTCGTTTCAGGCGAAAATGTTCGGCATCAAGGGCCGCCAGCCGACCGCGGATGAAACCAGGATGATCGCCTCCTATAAAACCGTGGTGTACGAGGGCTTCCTGAAGGCGCTGGCGATGGGCGTGCCGAAGGACAAGGCTGCCATTCTGGTTGACGAGCAATTCGGTGCCGACTGTGCACGCGATGCCCTCGGCAAGGGCATCAAGGTCGCGATGCCGGCCGAGAAAAGCGGGCAGGATGAATTCGACTTCGAATACGGCGAGCAGTTTGCCGCCCACATTGAACAGTTCAATCCCACTTTCGTGAAGGTGCTGGTGCGCTACAATGTCGAAGAGGATGCCGCGATGAACCGGCGCCAGGCTGAGCGCCTTGCGAGATTGAGTGATTACTGCCACAGCCACAACAAGAAATTCATGTTCGAGCTGCTGGTGCCGGCCACCGCAGCGCAATTGGAGAAACTCGGCGGCGACAAGAAAAAGTTCGACACGGCGATGCGCCCCGGCTTGATGGAAAAGGCGATCGCGGAGTTGCAGGCCGCCGGCATCGAGCCGGACGTGTGGAAGCTCGAGGGCCTGGAGCACGCGGATGATTACAAGGCGATCGTGGCGCAGGCGCGCAGCCAGGGCCGCAAACAAGTCGGCATGATTGTGCTCGGCCGTGGCGAAAATGCGGAAAAGGTGAATCACTGGTTGCGCGAAGGGGCCAAGGTCGAGGGGGTGATCGGCTTTGCCGTGGGCCGCACCGTGTTCTGGGATGCGCTGGAAGGCCTGAAGAACAACAAACACGGCCGGGAAGACGCGGTCAACATGGTGGCCAACAACTACAAAGGCCTGGTTGATTTGTTTACCAGGGCGCAGGCCTGA
- a CDS encoding dehydrogenase E1 component subunit alpha/beta, which produces MLLESSAPGATETNLPLSVLEKEVTATVAQAAPLLQAELAACWRTSIADFPVTLSPAQVTQCEQRYLEQVRRRLVQLGATAGNVEAYPTVSCQRLHEYFSGRLLQELRAAFARAALRQSLTKTEKLEILAGMLRTRHLDARLKKLFTNGEVKLPGGLPFQGKGFRSMGQEAIYAAALRLRRGPQFQQGGRYLGDYVAPMIRDLGLALAMGQQPYDVMAAQMGKTGKPTNGKDLHIGDFTCGILPPAAPITISSGSACGLGFALRGSGRIVVTCIGEGGTSAGEWHEVINFAAVQKLPIVFLVQNNQTALSTPVWEQCAAFNFAQKAIGYGLRGLTIDGTDPEAVCAAVTEAAACCRRGEGPVLVELVTMRMCGHAHHDDMLYFGREPEQFLEYVPPAKISGGYVDAQKYEFWYHRDPVKLYQQRLLAEGVLDAVQLQQMIAAIAAEIEAAAQQVIAAPWPAASLAGHPVVTDGKWQQHRLPLAGEREPVRMTQSWRPTEAAGVQFDPNGKTFWQAIVEALEEELRRDPEVFLLGEDVGGNYGNAFVILKPLLAEFGDRMINTPLAEAAIIACATGAALAGKRPVAEMQFNDFVASGFNQLVNNAAKIFYRWGQPVPMTVRLPWGGLRNAGPYHSQNTEPWFYRTPGLKIVCPSTPREAKGLLKAAIRDDNPVLFLEHIALYRLAAIKQQLPPADAEELIAIGSAHLKRAGDDLTMITYGAYVHRCLAAAQALAENDGIACQVLDLRSLQPLDREAILACVRHTNRVLIVHEDSKTGGIGQSLAALIAEEAFAALDAPVCVLGSLDTPVPYSPPLEEAFLVSQKQIEEAARQLARY; this is translated from the coding sequence ATGCTTCTCGAGTCGAGTGCGCCAGGCGCCACAGAGACGAATCTGCCCCTGTCCGTTTTGGAAAAGGAAGTGACGGCCACCGTTGCCCAGGCGGCGCCATTGTTGCAAGCCGAGTTGGCGGCGTGCTGGCGCACCAGCATTGCCGATTTTCCCGTGACTTTGTCACCCGCGCAAGTGACGCAATGCGAGCAGCGCTATCTCGAGCAAGTACGCCGGCGGCTGGTACAGCTTGGCGCCACAGCCGGCAATGTGGAAGCCTATCCCACGGTGAGCTGCCAGCGGCTGCATGAATATTTCAGCGGGCGGCTGCTGCAGGAGCTGCGCGCGGCATTTGCACGCGCAGCGCTGCGGCAATCCCTCACCAAAACCGAGAAGCTCGAAATCCTGGCCGGCATGCTGCGCACGCGCCATCTCGATGCCCGGTTGAAAAAACTCTTCACCAACGGCGAAGTGAAGCTGCCGGGCGGTCTGCCCTTTCAAGGCAAGGGCTTTCGCTCGATGGGCCAGGAGGCGATTTACGCTGCGGCGCTGCGGCTGCGGCGCGGACCCCAATTCCAGCAGGGCGGCCGCTACCTCGGCGATTATGTCGCACCGATGATTCGCGACCTGGGCCTGGCGCTTGCCATGGGCCAGCAGCCCTACGACGTGATGGCGGCACAAATGGGCAAAACCGGCAAGCCGACCAACGGCAAAGACCTGCACATTGGCGATTTCACCTGCGGCATCCTCCCGCCTGCAGCGCCGATCACCATCAGCTCCGGTTCGGCCTGCGGCCTCGGCTTTGCCCTGCGCGGCAGCGGACGCATCGTCGTCACCTGCATCGGCGAGGGCGGCACTTCCGCGGGTGAATGGCATGAGGTCATCAACTTCGCCGCCGTGCAGAAACTGCCGATTGTGTTCCTCGTGCAAAACAATCAAACCGCGCTTTCCACGCCGGTGTGGGAACAATGTGCCGCGTTCAACTTCGCGCAAAAGGCGATTGGTTATGGCCTGCGCGGCCTCACGATCGACGGCACCGATCCGGAAGCGGTGTGTGCCGCGGTCACCGAAGCCGCCGCCTGCTGCCGCCGCGGCGAAGGCCCGGTGCTGGTCGAGCTGGTGACCATGCGCATGTGCGGCCACGCGCATCACGACGACATGCTTTACTTCGGCAGGGAACCCGAGCAGTTTTTGGAGTATGTGCCGCCCGCTAAAATCAGCGGCGGCTATGTGGATGCGCAGAAGTATGAATTCTGGTATCACAGGGATCCCGTCAAGCTTTATCAGCAACGCCTGCTCGCGGAAGGCGTGCTGGATGCCGTGCAATTGCAGCAAATGATCGCGGCGATTGCAGCGGAAATCGAGGCGGCGGCGCAGCAGGTGATTGCGGCGCCGTGGCCGGCCGCCAGTCTCGCCGGACATCCCGTGGTGACGGATGGCAAATGGCAGCAACACCGCCTGCCACTGGCCGGCGAGCGCGAGCCGGTTCGGATGACACAATCCTGGCGGCCAACGGAAGCTGCCGGCGTGCAGTTCGATCCCAACGGCAAAACCTTCTGGCAGGCGATTGTCGAAGCGCTGGAGGAAGAGCTGCGGCGCGATCCCGAGGTTTTTCTGCTGGGGGAGGATGTCGGCGGCAATTATGGCAATGCCTTCGTCATTCTCAAACCCCTGCTGGCGGAGTTCGGCGATCGCATGATCAACACACCGCTGGCAGAGGCGGCAATTATCGCCTGCGCCACCGGTGCGGCACTGGCGGGCAAACGGCCGGTCGCGGAAATGCAGTTCAATGATTTCGTGGCGAGCGGATTCAATCAACTCGTGAACAACGCGGCCAAGATCTTCTATCGCTGGGGCCAGCCCGTGCCCATGACCGTGCGCCTGCCGTGGGGCGGGTTGCGCAACGCCGGGCCGTATCATTCACAAAACACCGAGCCCTGGTTTTACCGCACACCCGGCCTGAAGATCGTTTGCCCCTCCACCCCGCGCGAGGCCAAAGGTCTGCTCAAAGCGGCCATTCGCGATGACAATCCCGTGCTCTTTCTCGAACACATTGCACTCTATCGCCTGGCCGCGATCAAACAGCAGTTGCCCCCTGCCGATGCCGAAGAATTGATCGCGATCGGCAGCGCGCATCTCAAACGCGCCGGCGATGATTTGACCATGATCACTTACGGCGCTTATGTGCATCGCTGCCTCGCCGCGGCACAGGCACTTGCCGAAAACGACGGCATTGCCTGCCAGGTGCTGGATTTGCGTTCGCTGCAACCGCTCGACCGGGAGGCCATTCTCGCATGCGTGCGGCACACCAATCGCGTGCTGATTGTGCACGAGGATTCCAAAACCGGCGGCATTGGCCAGTCGCTCGCCGCGCTCATTGCCGAAGAGGCCTTTGCCGCGCTCGATGCACCGGTGTGCGTGCTGGGCAGCCTTGACACGCCCGTGCCCTACAGCCCGCCGCTCGAGGAGGCATTTCTCGTGAGCCAGAAACAAATCGAGGAGGCGGCCCGGCAATTGGCACGCTACTAA
- a CDS encoding DUF1295 domain-containing protein, producing the protein MLAQSLALTSSGWLLVSLLMTGLWLIHLRIKNAGLVDFGWALGLALLALLYGRGAQGFLPRRLLITAMAMAWGLRLAFFLLFTRYLGREEEGRYRELRRRWQRHVGLKFFVFFQAQALLAVVLSLPFLLACLNPAPRLTALEWSAAGLWLAAFVGETTADWQLHRFKSNPENRGKTCRTGWWHYSRHPNYFFESLIWMAYALFALASPLGWLALSAPLLMLLAIFKVTGIPATEAQALRSRGQDYREYQRTTSMFVPWLKKNLRPGL; encoded by the coding sequence ATGCTCGCCCAAAGCCTCGCCCTGACCAGCAGCGGCTGGCTGCTGGTCAGCTTGCTGATGACCGGGCTCTGGCTCATTCATCTCCGCATCAAGAATGCCGGCCTGGTGGACTTCGGCTGGGCTTTGGGATTGGCACTGCTGGCGCTGTTGTATGGCCGCGGTGCGCAGGGTTTTCTGCCGCGGCGGCTGCTCATCACGGCGATGGCGATGGCGTGGGGATTGCGCCTGGCCTTCTTTCTCCTGTTCACACGCTATCTTGGCCGCGAAGAAGAGGGCCGTTATCGCGAGCTGCGGCGCCGCTGGCAAAGGCATGTGGGCTTGAAATTTTTTGTTTTCTTTCAAGCACAAGCTTTGCTTGCCGTGGTATTGTCGCTGCCGTTTCTGCTGGCATGTTTGAACCCGGCGCCGCGCCTGACTGCGCTGGAATGGAGTGCCGCAGGTCTGTGGCTGGCCGCCTTTGTCGGAGAAACCACCGCGGACTGGCAATTGCACCGTTTCAAAAGCAATCCGGAGAATCGCGGCAAAACCTGCCGCACGGGCTGGTGGCATTACTCCCGCCACCCCAACTATTTTTTCGAATCATTGATCTGGATGGCTTATGCGCTGTTCGCGCTGGCTTCGCCGTTGGGGTGGCTGGCCCTGAGCGCGCCGCTGCTCATGCTGCTGGCGATTTTCAAAGTCACCGGTATTCCCGCGACCGAGGCGCAGGCCCTGCGCAGCAGAGGGCAGGATTATCGCGAGTATCAGCGCACCACCAGCATGTTCGTCCCCTGGCTCAAAAAGAACCTGAGACCTGGTTTATGA
- the selD gene encoding selenide, water dikinase SelD: MSPTLLWQVLSKVQQRPMPNVLAGLDLAADAGIYQLREDLALVQTVDFFTPIVDDPYDFGRIAATNSLSDVYVMGGTPLTALNIACFPKNGNPDWLAAILNGGIAQAAAAGVAVIGGHTVDDPEIKYGLAVTGTVHPQRIIHSHTAQPGDALVLTKPLGTGILSTALKAGRLDESSTRRLTEVMTQLNQRASEAMVAVGAHAATDVTGFGLLGHAHEMARASRVSFHLSSSMIPLLPGALQFAREGCLTGGGRSNAEFAGPHARLAASLEAALVSVLFDPQTAGGLLIALPPARVQEFLDRLGQEDACQIGEVGPAGEHALIID; encoded by the coding sequence CTGAGCCCAACGTTGTTGTGGCAGGTCTTGAGCAAGGTGCAGCAACGGCCGATGCCCAACGTCTTGGCCGGCCTCGATCTCGCTGCCGATGCCGGCATCTACCAGTTGCGGGAAGATCTGGCGCTGGTGCAGACCGTCGATTTCTTCACGCCCATCGTTGATGATCCCTATGATTTCGGCCGGATCGCCGCGACCAACTCCCTGAGTGATGTCTACGTCATGGGCGGCACGCCGCTCACCGCGTTGAACATTGCCTGTTTCCCCAAAAACGGCAACCCCGACTGGCTGGCCGCAATCTTAAACGGCGGCATCGCGCAGGCAGCCGCGGCTGGCGTGGCGGTTATTGGCGGACACACGGTGGATGATCCCGAAATCAAATACGGCCTGGCTGTCACCGGAACGGTTCATCCGCAGCGCATCATCCATTCGCACACGGCCCAGCCCGGCGATGCCCTGGTGCTCACCAAACCCCTGGGCACCGGTATTTTGAGTACGGCGCTGAAAGCCGGCCGGCTGGATGAGAGCAGCACCCGGCGCCTGACGGAAGTGATGACACAACTCAACCAGCGCGCCAGCGAGGCCATGGTGGCGGTGGGGGCGCACGCCGCCACCGATGTGACCGGCTTCGGATTGCTGGGGCACGCCCATGAAATGGCGCGAGCCAGCCGGGTTAGCTTTCATCTCTCCTCCAGCATGATACCGTTGTTGCCGGGCGCCCTGCAATTTGCCCGCGAGGGCTGTCTCACCGGCGGTGGCCGCAGCAATGCGGAATTCGCCGGACCGCACGCGCGCTTGGCTGCCAGCCTGGAGGCCGCGCTGGTAAGTGTGTTGTTCGATCCGCAAACGGCCGGAGGACTGCTGATCGCGCTGCCGCCTGCGCGTGTGCAGGAGTTTCTCGACCGTCTCGGCCAGGAGGATGCGTGTCAAATTGGCGAAGTTGGCCCGGCCGGTGAGCATGCTCTCATCATCGACTGA
- the aat gene encoding leucyl/phenylalanyl-tRNA--protein transferase, protein MIPAHTLLEAYSQGIFPMADEDGEINWYEANPRAILEVQGYRIPRDLRRVLNRRAFEIQVDRCFEAVIRACAARRETWISEEIIASYVNLHQLGYAHSVEAWQNGRLVGGLYGVALCGAFFGESMFFRISNASKVALAYLAEHLKNRGYLLHDAQMMTSTLRLFGAIEISREEYLSRLQVALRKKISFR, encoded by the coding sequence ATGATTCCGGCGCATACATTGCTCGAGGCCTACAGCCAGGGCATTTTTCCGATGGCGGACGAGGACGGCGAGATCAACTGGTACGAAGCGAATCCGCGTGCCATTCTCGAAGTGCAGGGCTATCGCATCCCGCGTGATCTGCGCCGCGTGCTCAACCGCCGGGCATTCGAAATTCAGGTGGATCGCTGTTTCGAGGCGGTGATTCGCGCCTGCGCCGCCCGGCGGGAAACCTGGATTTCGGAGGAGATCATTGCCTCCTACGTCAATTTGCATCAGTTGGGATACGCGCACAGCGTTGAGGCCTGGCAGAATGGACGCCTGGTCGGCGGGCTTTACGGCGTGGCGTTGTGTGGCGCTTTCTTCGGAGAATCGATGTTCTTCCGCATCTCCAATGCCTCCAAGGTGGCACTGGCCTACCTGGCCGAACATTTGAAAAACCGCGGCTACCTGCTGCATGACGCGCAGATGATGACATCCACCCTCCGCCTTTTCGGTGCCATCGAAATCTCGCGCGAGGAGTATCTCAGCCGGTTGCAGGTGGCACTGCGCAAGAAAATCTCCTTTCGTTAG